The Fibrobacterota bacterium sequence TGTGCCCGATCAGCCAACCCTGGTAGGCCGACATCTTGAAGAAGTAATTCTTCTCGCGGATCTTCTCGACCGGGCGGCCGCTGATGGGATCCTTCCCGTCCACCAGTTCCTTTTCGGTGAAGAAGCGTTCCTCGCTGGTGGAATACCAGCCTTCGTATTCCTGCTCGTAGATGAGGCCCTTGTCCCAAAGCTTGCGGAAAACCCCTTGCACGAAGGCGATATGGGCGGGATCGGTGGTGCGGATGAACTTGTCGTAGCCGATGTTGAGCTGCTTCCAGGCGTCCCGGAAGCGTTCCGAATACTTGTCCGCATGCGCCTGCGGGGATTCTCCCGCCTTCTCCGCGGCTTGCTGCACTTTTTGCCCATGCTCATCGGTGCCCGTCAGGAAAAAGGTGGGTTCCCCCGCGAGCTTGTGGAAGCGGGTGAGCACATCGGCCAGGATGGTGGTGTAGGCGTGCCCGATATGGGGCTGATCGTTGACGTAATAGATGGGCGTGGTGACGTAGAAGCGATCTGGGCTCATAGGAGCAAAGCTAGGAAATCGCTAAGGCAGGGCGTCGCCCCGCGGCGCCAGCCCAGCCACCTTGCCGATCACCAGCAGGGTGGGGGAGTC is a genomic window containing:
- a CDS encoding class I tRNA ligase family protein, producing the protein MSPDRFYVTTPIYYVNDQPHIGHAYTTILADVLTRFHKLAGEPTFFLTGTDEHGQKVQQAAEKAGESPQAHADKYSERFRDAWKQLNIGYDKFIRTTDPAHIAFVQGVFRKLWDKGLIYEQEYEGWYSTSEERFFTEKELVDGKDPISGRPVEKIREKNYFFKMSAYQGWLIGH